The Fusobacterium varium DNA window AGTGGAGAGGAAGTTGGATTTTATATAGAAAATTTAGATTTCTCACCAATAACAGGGACAAAGGGAAATGTTGAGTATATATCACTTTTTAGTTTGAATAGAGAAAATAAAAGAGATATTGATATAGAGAGTGTAGTCAATAGTGGTAAAAACTTAGGAGGGGCTGTATGAGAAAATTATTTAGAACAAAAGTATTTGTACTACTATTTTCCATGATGATTTTTGTTAATTGTTTTTCAAATGGAAATGAAGATAAGAATGGATTCCTTTCAAATATAAGGGAATTAAAAGAGTTATCTGATATTATGGACATAATTAATGAAAACTATGTAGGGGAAAAACAAGTTGAGAAAAAAGAGTTAATGCAAGGGGCAATAAAAGGGATGATTGAATCTTTAGATGATCCTCACTCAAACTATTTTACTAAGACTGAACTAGAAAGTTTTAAAGAGGATATTAAAGGGACTTATGTTGGAGTAGGGATGGTTGTTCAAAAGAGACCTAATGAAGCATTGACAGTGGTGTCTCCTATAGAAGATGGACCAGCATTTAAAGCAGGAGTAAAACCTAAAGATAAAATTATAGCTATTGATGGTGAATCTGTATATAAGCTTACAAGTGAAGAAAGTGTAAAAAAATTAAAGGGTGAGCCAAATACTAAAGTAAAAGTTACTGTATTTAGAGAAGGAACAAAAGAGACAAAAGATATAGAAATAACTAGAGCAGTAGTGGAATTGAAATATGTAAAACAAAGAATGATTGATAAAAATATAGGATATTTAAGACTTACTCAATTTGGAGAAAATGTATATCCAGATGTAAAAAAAGCGTTAGAAGAACTTCAAAAAAGTGGAATGAAAGGGTTGATTTTTGACTTGAGAAGTAACCCAGGTGGAGCATTAGATCAATCTATAAAAATTGCTTCAATGTTCTTAAAAGAGGGAAGAGTAGTAAGTGTAAAATCTAAAGATGGAAATGAACAAGTTTCAAATAGAGAGGGAAAATATTATGGAGATTTCCCATTAGTTGTCCTTATAAACGGTGGAAGTGCATCAGCTTCTGAGATTGTATCAGGTGCAATTAAAGATAATAAGAGAGGAATACTTGTTGGAGAGAAAACATTTGGTAAGGGAAGTGTTCAAACTCTTATACCTCTTCCAGATGGAGATGGAATGAAACTTACTATTGCTAAATACTATACTCCAAGTGGAATTTGTATTCACGGAATAGGAATTGAACCAGATGTAAAAGTTGTGGAAAAAGAAGGGTATATGCTTTTTGATAGCATGGTAACAAACATTGACGAAAATGAAAGCAAAGAAAATAAGAAAGAGTTAATAAAAGAGATCAAGGGAGAAGAGGCTGCTAAAGAGTTTGAAAATCATAAAGATATTCAATTGGACACAGCAGTTGGAATTCTTAAAGGATTACTTATAAATAGTAATAATAAATAATTGAGGAGAAAGGTGAAAAAATGCTTTATATAGTTGCAACACCAATAGGAAATCTTGAAGATATGACTTTGAGAGGGATTCGTATTTTAAAAGAGGTAAATTATATTTTTGCTGAAGATACAAGAGTAACAAAAAAACTTTTAAATCATTTTGAAATAGAAAATACAGTATATAGATATGATGAGCATACAAAAATGCATCAAATAGCTAATGTAATAAATCTATTAAAAGAGGGAAAAGATATTGCTCTAGTAACAGATGCAGGAACACCATGTATATCAGATCCAGGATATGAGTTAGTAGATGCTGCTCATAAAGAGGGAATAAAAGTTGTTCCAATTCCTGGAGCAAGTGCTTTAACAGCTTCAGCTTCAGCAGCAGGAATCAGTATGAGAAGATTTTGTTTTGAAGGTTTTCTTCCTAAGAAAAAGGGGAGACAAACTCTTTTAAAATCATTAGCTCAAGAGGAAAGAACAATAGTTATATATGAATCACCATTTAGAATAGAGAAAACTTTAAGAGATATTGAAGAGTTTATTGGTGTAAGAGAAGTTGTAATAGTTAGAGAGATTACTAAAATTTATGAAGAAATATTAAGAGGAACTACTACTGAGTTAATTGAAAAATTAGCTAAAAATCCTATTAAGGGAGAGATAGTTCTTCTAATAAAAGGACAGGAAGACTAAGGAGAAAAATTATGTCAATGACAAAGATAAACTGGTATCCAGGACATATGAAAAAAACAAAAGATTTGATAAAGGAAAATATGCAACTAATAGATATTGTTCTTGAAGTTGTAGATGCAAGAATACCTCTATCAAGTAAAAACCCTGATATATCAGTTTTTGCTAAAAATAAAAAAAGAGTAATTGTTTTAAATAAGTCAGATCTTGTTGAAAAATCAGAGATACAATACTGGAAAAAATATTTTAAAGATAATAATTTTGCAGATGAAGTATTGGAGATAAGTGCTGAAACAGGATTTAATATAAAAGCTTTGTATAGTATAATAGACAAGGTTTCTGCTGAGAAAAAAGAGAAACTTATGGCTAAAGGACTTAGAAAAGTAAATGTTCGTCTTATGGTTGCAGGGATACCAAATGTTGGTAAATCTAGATTGATCAATAGAATAGTTGGAAAAAATAGTGCAGGAGTAGGGAATAAACCAGGGTTTACTAAGGGAAAACAATGGATTAGAATAAAAGATGGTTTAGAACTTTTAGATACTCCAGGAATATTGTGGCCTAAATTTGAAAGTGATGAAGTAGGACAAAATTTAGCAATTACAGGAGCAATAAGAGATGAGATTTTACCTATTGAAGATATCGCATGTGTATTAATTGGAAAGATGATTAAATATAATATGTGGAATGTTTTTGCAGAGAGATATAAGCTTGAACCAGAAGATAAGAGTGAAATTTTAGGTGAAATTCTTGAGAAAGTTGCTCTTAGAAATAAGATGTTTAATAAAGGTGAAAGTCTAAATATACAACAAGCAGCTTATACAGTTTTAAGAGATTATAGAAATTGTAGATTGGGAAAATTTGGACTAGACAGATAATTGGAGGATATAATTATGGAAAAATTAAACATTGATTTAAATAGTCTAGAAGAAACTCTAGTAGCATTTTTGAAAGATGAAGTTGAAAAGACAGGATTTAAAAAGGTTGTTTTAGGTTTATCTGGAGGAATTGATTCAGCTCTAGTAGCATTTTTAGCAGCTAAAGCTTTTGGTCCAGAAAATGTATTAGGTGTGATGATGCCTTATAAAAGCTCTAGTAAAGAGAGTGTAGAACATGCTAAATTAGTAGTTGAGGCATCAGGAATAAGAAGCATTCAAGTTGAAATAACTCCTATGATAGAGCCTTATTTTCAAATGAATCCAGATATGAGTAGTTTGAGAAGAGGAAATATGATGGCAAGACAAAGAATGAACATTCTTTTTGACAATGCTGCTAAGGAAAATGCTTTAGTATTAGGAACTTCAAATAAAACAGAGATCTTATTAGGATATAGTACACAATTTGGTGATTCAGCATCAGCAGTAAATCCAATAGGAGATCTATATAAAGCACATGTATGGAATCTTTCAAGACATATAGGAGTTCCACATGAGTTAATTGATAAAAAACCTAGTGCTGATCTTTGGGAAGGACAAACAGATGAGCAAGAATTAGGATTTTCATATAAAATGGCAGATGAAATATTATACAGATTAATTGATGAGAGAATGACAGCAGAAGAGATAGTTGAAGAAGGATTTTCAAAAGAGATAGTTGAGAAAATTCAAAGAAAAATAAGATTTTCTCAATATAAGAGAAAACTTCCTGTTATAGCTAAAATATCAAAAAGAACTTCGGGAATAGATTTTAGATATCCAAGAGATTGGGGAGTATAATACTTATAAACAGAAGGAGTGGTTTCAATGCCAAGAAAAGATGAGCAACTACTAGAGGAATTAAATGAGTTTCAGAAAGAAAAGGAACGTATTAGAAATATTGTTGGACAGATAGGTGGAACACACAATTCAGAACACATGATAATAAACTTTATTTTTATCATTTT harbors:
- a CDS encoding S41 family peptidase, which encodes MRKLFRTKVFVLLFSMMIFVNCFSNGNEDKNGFLSNIRELKELSDIMDIINENYVGEKQVEKKELMQGAIKGMIESLDDPHSNYFTKTELESFKEDIKGTYVGVGMVVQKRPNEALTVVSPIEDGPAFKAGVKPKDKIIAIDGESVYKLTSEESVKKLKGEPNTKVKVTVFREGTKETKDIEITRAVVELKYVKQRMIDKNIGYLRLTQFGENVYPDVKKALEELQKSGMKGLIFDLRSNPGGALDQSIKIASMFLKEGRVVSVKSKDGNEQVSNREGKYYGDFPLVVLINGGSASASEIVSGAIKDNKRGILVGEKTFGKGSVQTLIPLPDGDGMKLTIAKYYTPSGICIHGIGIEPDVKVVEKEGYMLFDSMVTNIDENESKENKKELIKEIKGEEAAKEFENHKDIQLDTAVGILKGLLINSNNK
- the rsmI gene encoding 16S rRNA (cytidine(1402)-2'-O)-methyltransferase, whose product is MLYIVATPIGNLEDMTLRGIRILKEVNYIFAEDTRVTKKLLNHFEIENTVYRYDEHTKMHQIANVINLLKEGKDIALVTDAGTPCISDPGYELVDAAHKEGIKVVPIPGASALTASASAAGISMRRFCFEGFLPKKKGRQTLLKSLAQEERTIVIYESPFRIEKTLRDIEEFIGVREVVIVREITKIYEEILRGTTTELIEKLAKNPIKGEIVLLIKGQED
- the ylqF gene encoding ribosome biogenesis GTPase YlqF, which gives rise to MSMTKINWYPGHMKKTKDLIKENMQLIDIVLEVVDARIPLSSKNPDISVFAKNKKRVIVLNKSDLVEKSEIQYWKKYFKDNNFADEVLEISAETGFNIKALYSIIDKVSAEKKEKLMAKGLRKVNVRLMVAGIPNVGKSRLINRIVGKNSAGVGNKPGFTKGKQWIRIKDGLELLDTPGILWPKFESDEVGQNLAITGAIRDEILPIEDIACVLIGKMIKYNMWNVFAERYKLEPEDKSEILGEILEKVALRNKMFNKGESLNIQQAAYTVLRDYRNCRLGKFGLDR
- a CDS encoding NAD+ synthase, which gives rise to MEKLNIDLNSLEETLVAFLKDEVEKTGFKKVVLGLSGGIDSALVAFLAAKAFGPENVLGVMMPYKSSSKESVEHAKLVVEASGIRSIQVEITPMIEPYFQMNPDMSSLRRGNMMARQRMNILFDNAAKENALVLGTSNKTEILLGYSTQFGDSASAVNPIGDLYKAHVWNLSRHIGVPHELIDKKPSADLWEGQTDEQELGFSYKMADEILYRLIDERMTAEEIVEEGFSKEIVEKIQRKIRFSQYKRKLPVIAKISKRTSGIDFRYPRDWGV